One segment of Methyloterricola oryzae DNA contains the following:
- a CDS encoding DNA/RNA non-specific endonuclease, with translation MFRIVILGCLATLTSAVFAAANTLQVNYDGFTVWLDCTRHGAYMFAYTVGFDSGHEPRLNDFALDPGVPAECQPTSSKTFHSPDGAPRFDRGHQVPANHMDGSPVSIMETNYMTNVLPQTSTLNRGAWLATEEIIECYRDLQDIQVFGGAIWGNDTTNDYFVESHGIETPDYYWKVIVRADGKALGWLFPNTDQPTRKRLDKYLVKILNLEKRTGERFPVTPMVRKRKPLASWPLPDDCDKG, from the coding sequence TTGTTCAGAATCGTCATATTGGGGTGTCTCGCCACCCTCACCAGCGCGGTGTTCGCCGCCGCCAACACCCTCCAAGTCAACTACGACGGCTTCACCGTCTGGCTGGACTGCACACGGCACGGTGCGTACATGTTCGCCTACACAGTAGGCTTTGATTCTGGGCATGAACCACGGTTGAACGATTTCGCGCTTGATCCCGGCGTACCGGCAGAGTGTCAGCCAACCTCGTCCAAGACGTTCCATTCTCCGGATGGGGCACCTCGTTTCGATCGTGGGCATCAGGTTCCCGCAAATCACATGGACGGTTCGCCCGTGTCGATCATGGAGACGAACTATATGACGAACGTATTGCCGCAGACATCGACGCTGAACCGCGGTGCTTGGCTGGCCACGGAGGAAATCATCGAGTGCTACCGCGATCTGCAGGATATCCAGGTGTTCGGTGGCGCCATCTGGGGCAATGACACTACCAATGACTATTTTGTCGAATCCCATGGGATCGAGACTCCCGACTACTACTGGAAGGTGATTGTCCGTGCTGACGGCAAGGCCCTCGGCTGGCTATTTCCGAATACCGATCAACCGACACGTAAGCGCCTGGACAAGTATCTGGTGAAAATCTTGAATTTGGAGAAACGCACAGGCGAGCGGTTTCCCGTCACGCCAATGGTCCGCAAGCGCAAACCGCTGGCGTCCTGGCCGTTGCCTGACGACTGCGACAAGGGCTAA
- a CDS encoding nuclease-related domain-containing protein, which produces MIIKPTGDGKSVLAELEALRQSADRKRRRQIEEEIRIVRAGQKGESESAYFIDFDFAQSPDIAVIHDLRIEFNDRVAQIDHLLIHSSLACFVLETKHCYSGVKITESGEFLRWNHDQKNYEGMPSPLAQNQRHVAVLEDLFRSILNQDPWYSARPSFHPFILISPRARIDRPSQFDTTQVIKADLLGAALREILARPGETDFPAKIFSEEELQRFAKIVARHHKPLVFNYARKFGMESKRELKVGHNRPFDPVTPSPRRDKPCRSRRSPLLPSVVGLASLGALILFWPQYSPWLQNWMTKSFNTILSPQHVPVRQTPKSQSAGTKAMDEHAITIGDQNGNPVPVIQGNLSKIRQEMQRSGLGTGQLSQETAPENQAMEGCDPKPVMSDAEIQACRRARPGR; this is translated from the coding sequence ATGATCATCAAGCCGACCGGCGATGGCAAAAGCGTACTGGCTGAACTGGAAGCGCTCCGACAGTCAGCCGACCGCAAGCGTCGCCGGCAGATCGAGGAGGAAATCCGCATCGTGCGTGCCGGACAGAAGGGCGAAAGCGAGTCGGCCTATTTCATCGACTTCGATTTCGCACAATCCCCCGACATAGCGGTGATCCATGACCTTCGGATCGAGTTCAACGACCGGGTCGCCCAGATCGACCATTTGTTGATCCACAGCAGCCTTGCCTGCTTCGTGCTCGAGACCAAGCACTGCTATTCGGGGGTGAAGATCACGGAGTCCGGCGAGTTCTTGCGCTGGAACCATGACCAGAAGAACTACGAGGGCATGCCTTCACCCCTGGCACAGAATCAGCGCCACGTCGCCGTCTTGGAGGACCTCTTCCGTTCTATTCTGAATCAGGATCCATGGTACTCGGCACGACCAAGCTTCCACCCATTCATCTTGATCTCGCCCCGGGCCCGCATCGACCGTCCCAGCCAGTTCGACACCACCCAGGTCATCAAAGCAGACCTGCTGGGCGCCGCGTTGCGGGAAATCCTGGCACGCCCGGGAGAGACTGATTTCCCTGCCAAGATATTCTCCGAGGAGGAACTGCAGCGATTCGCCAAGATCGTCGCTCGACACCACAAGCCGCTGGTGTTTAACTACGCCCGTAAATTCGGGATGGAATCCAAGAGGGAGCTAAAGGTAGGACACAATCGGCCGTTTGATCCGGTCACTCCCTCGCCGCGTCGAGACAAACCGTGTCGCTCCCGGCGCAGCCCGCTTCTGCCCAGCGTGGTCGGGCTCGCAAGTCTTGGCGCGCTCATACTGTTCTGGCCGCAATACAGTCCGTGGCTGCAGAACTGGATGACCAAGTCTTTCAATACGATCCTCAGCCCGCAGCACGTACCCGTGCGTCAAACACCGAAGTCACAGTCCGCCGGCACCAAAGCCATGGATGAGCATGCCATCACGATCGGCGATCAAAATGGCAATCCGGTACCCGTAATCCAAGGCAACTTGTCCAAGATTCGTCAGGAAATGCAGCGTTCGGGACTCGGCACTGGGCAATTGTCACAGGAGACCGCGCCGGAGAATCAGGCAATGGAAGGCTGCGACCCCAAACCCGTGATGAGCGACGCGGAAATCCAAGCCTGCCGGCGGGCTAGGCCCGGTCGGTAG
- a CDS encoding helix-turn-helix transcriptional regulator — protein sequence MDRTERFYRIEQLLHEHRVVPVARFLEALNVSIATFKRDLEYLRDRLGAPIVWDRQARAYRFQGQTEGTTLPAHELPGLWFNASEIHALLTMRQLLAQIQPGLLDAHIQPLLTRLNTLLASGDHTPAAVEQRVRVLPAARRRCDSRLFPQVAQALLQRKRLTVTHYNRSNNETTVREISPQRLVHYRDNWYLDAWCHLREGLRSFAVDALEQVTVLPTQAIEVDESELDAELAGGYGIFSGTQVHWALLRFTPERSRWVQAEHWHPQQQGQWDEQGRYCLTLPYTQPQELLMDILRNGDQVEVLEPEALRQQVQETAQRLAALYQK from the coding sequence ATGGACCGGACCGAGCGCTTTTACCGCATCGAACAGTTGCTGCACGAACATCGCGTGGTTCCGGTCGCACGCTTTCTCGAAGCACTGAATGTCTCCATCGCCACCTTCAAGCGGGATCTGGAGTATCTGCGCGACCGACTGGGCGCGCCCATCGTCTGGGACCGGCAGGCGCGAGCCTATCGCTTTCAGGGACAGACGGAAGGAACAACACTGCCCGCGCACGAACTGCCCGGTCTTTGGTTCAACGCCTCGGAAATCCATGCCCTGCTGACCATGCGCCAGTTACTGGCGCAGATCCAGCCAGGACTGCTGGATGCCCACATCCAACCGTTGTTGACCCGCTTGAACACGCTTTTGGCGTCAGGAGACCACACACCGGCAGCAGTGGAACAGCGTGTCCGGGTTTTGCCTGCGGCACGGCGCCGCTGTGACTCGCGCCTGTTTCCGCAGGTCGCCCAGGCCTTGCTGCAGCGCAAGCGGCTCACAGTCACTCATTACAACCGCTCAAACAATGAAACCACAGTCCGGGAAATCTCCCCGCAGCGCTTGGTGCACTACCGGGACAACTGGTACCTGGACGCCTGGTGTCATCTACGCGAAGGCCTCCGCAGTTTCGCCGTGGATGCCCTGGAGCAGGTCACGGTCCTGCCGACCCAAGCCATCGAGGTGGATGAGTCGGAACTGGATGCAGAACTCGCGGGGGGCTATGGCATCTTCTCCGGCACCCAGGTGCACTGGGCGCTGCTGCGCTTCACCCCCGAGCGTTCGCGGTGGGTCCAAGCCGAGCACTGGCATCCCCAGCAGCAAGGGCAGTGGGATGAGCAAGGCCGCTATTGCCTGACGTTGCCCTATACCCAGCCCCAAGAACTGCTCATGGACATCTTGCGCAACGGGGATCAGGTCGAAGTGCTGGAGCCCGAGGCACTGCGCCAGCAGGTCCAGGAGACAGCGCAGCGGCTGGCGGCCCTGTATCAAAAATAA